A single Prevotella sp. E15-22 DNA region contains:
- the fldA gene encoding flavodoxin FldA codes for MNATIVIYGSSTGTCEAIAEKIASKLGCEALNVQDLTADIVNANHNLILGTSTWGAGELQDDWYDGLNTLKACDLSGKTIALFGCGDCSCYSDTFVGGIGELYNGIKASGAKFIGSVETDGYTFDDSEAVIDGKFIGLPLDDVNEDDKTDVRIDAWIAAITLEL; via the coding sequence ATGAATGCAACTATTGTAATCTATGGTTCCTCCACAGGAACATGCGAGGCTATCGCTGAGAAGATTGCCTCGAAACTGGGCTGCGAGGCTCTGAATGTGCAAGACTTGACAGCCGATATCGTCAATGCCAACCATAACCTGATTCTTGGTACCTCTACCTGGGGTGCCGGTGAACTGCAGGACGACTGGTACGATGGTCTGAACACACTTAAGGCATGTGACCTCAGCGGCAAGACCATCGCCCTCTTCGGCTGCGGCGACTGTTCATGCTATAGCGACACCTTTGTGGGTGGTATTGGCGAACTCTATAACGGTATCAAAGCCAGCGGCGCCAAGTTCATTGGTAGCGTAGAGACCGACGGTTACACCTTCGACGATTCAGAGGCCGTGATTGACGGTAAGTTTATTGGTCTGCCTCTTGATGATGTCAACGAGGATGATAAGACCGATGTGCGTATCGACGCCTGGATAGCAGCTATTACTCTAGAATTGTAA
- a CDS encoding helix-turn-helix domain-containing protein yields MHRLQYLIVILMILMAVGCNESTGEQKEQGVAHVPQPSDSLYTQEAAMNIYAYQPLRALLLIDSAVIVGHMDESMADQCRARIYAFTQMFSQVDSLLGGPESVRFDSAQAVGERLLHNDSVKADVNRLRDVLEVLAYANRIQGDTLGWIKWSRQLVDVCHKIGSEAETDALRTEAEIASAFPAIGRYEDGMERLDSVIALLSTKGTFDGLDALVIALKRKIALLGSRNRYAETLPLSRQIIERLDDYEAHPDQYHDGSHREPTDSVMRADYIRFYRNQAQSFLTAAYASLGEQGNMIDAFCQIENSVRASTAREHVARYNALQQQMEAERHQTRAARANLRSVAIGCLAFFFLVIAVIVLLKNRTISRKNRLLAEQITEGIDYKEKYWEEKRQQIPAQAPADLNVLTDEQLFQYVNEVVVRDRLYLDSRFGRQTLIDTFQLSKERIGAMFSKGCEYSNLSDYVKHLRLQYATKLLVEQPQKSIEEIATDCGFNSHKYFSDRFRQLFSMTPTEFRRARQ; encoded by the coding sequence ATGCATAGACTGCAATATCTTATAGTCATATTGATGATACTGATGGCCGTTGGCTGTAATGAGTCAACTGGTGAGCAGAAGGAGCAGGGCGTCGCCCATGTTCCTCAGCCGTCGGACAGCCTCTACACCCAAGAGGCGGCCATGAATATCTATGCCTATCAGCCCCTGCGTGCGCTGTTGCTGATCGACTCGGCTGTCATCGTGGGCCATATGGATGAGTCGATGGCCGACCAGTGTCGTGCCCGCATCTATGCGTTCACACAGATGTTCAGTCAGGTGGACTCGCTCCTTGGTGGACCAGAGAGTGTTCGCTTCGACTCAGCTCAGGCTGTAGGTGAGCGCCTGCTCCACAACGACTCTGTCAAGGCCGATGTGAATCGTCTGCGCGATGTGCTGGAGGTCCTGGCTTATGCTAATCGCATTCAGGGCGACACTCTGGGATGGATAAAGTGGTCGCGCCAACTAGTAGATGTGTGTCATAAGATAGGTTCTGAGGCCGAGACTGATGCTTTGCGCACAGAGGCAGAGATCGCTTCGGCGTTTCCTGCTATTGGTCGATACGAGGATGGGATGGAAAGATTGGATAGTGTGATAGCCCTTCTCAGTACCAAGGGTACGTTCGATGGACTTGATGCACTCGTCATTGCCCTGAAACGCAAGATAGCGCTGCTCGGTTCTCGCAACCGTTATGCCGAGACGCTGCCATTGTCGCGCCAGATTATTGAGCGATTAGATGACTACGAGGCGCATCCAGACCAGTATCATGACGGTAGTCATCGCGAACCCACAGACTCTGTTATGCGTGCCGACTATATTCGTTTCTATCGCAATCAGGCCCAAAGCTTCCTCACCGCTGCCTATGCCTCGCTGGGCGAGCAGGGTAATATGATTGATGCTTTCTGTCAGATTGAGAATAGTGTGCGTGCGTCGACAGCCCGTGAGCATGTTGCCCGCTATAACGCCCTGCAACAACAGATGGAGGCAGAGCGTCATCAGACTCGTGCTGCCAGGGCCAACCTGCGGAGTGTTGCCATTGGTTGTTTGGCCTTCTTCTTCCTTGTCATTGCCGTTATCGTATTGCTCAAAAACAGAACGATTAGTCGTAAGAATCGTCTTCTGGCCGAACAGATAACTGAGGGTATAGACTATAAAGAGAAATATTGGGAGGAGAAACGTCAGCAGATACCAGCACAGGCCCCTGCCGATCTTAATGTGCTTACCGACGAACAGCTCTTTCAGTATGTTAACGAGGTTGTTGTGCGCGACCGTCTATATCTTGATTCCCGTTTCGGCCGCCAAACCCTTATCGACACCTTCCAACTGTCCAAGGAACGTATTGGTGCTATGTTCTCAAAAGGCTGTGAATATAGTAACCTGTCCGACTATGTCAAGCATCTGCGTTTGCAATATGCCACAAAACTGCTCGTCGAGCAGCCACAGAAGAGTATTGAGGAGATAGCTACCGACTGTGGATTCAACAGTCATAAATATTTCTCCGATCGTTTCCGCCAACTCTTCAGTATGACGCCTACAGAATTTCGTAGGGCACGTCAGTAG